One region of Thiorhodovibrio frisius genomic DNA includes:
- a CDS encoding glutathione peroxidase, whose translation MKILLVLMLAIGGGLMATETMATGADTAEQACAPALDFEMRRLASDEAVRLCDEYQGKVVLMVNTASKCGFTGQYEGLEALYDKYGERGLVVLGFPSNDFANQEPGSEEKIQEFCRLTYSVEFPMFEKSHVKKGKASPLFQYLAEQTGVYPKWNFYKYLINREGQVVQVFSSMTNPKSGKMVKVIESLL comes from the coding sequence ATGAAGATACTTTTGGTGCTGATGCTGGCGATTGGAGGTGGACTGATGGCAACTGAGACCATGGCGACGGGAGCGGATACGGCGGAGCAGGCTTGCGCGCCAGCGCTGGACTTCGAGATGCGCCGTCTGGCGAGCGATGAGGCGGTGCGCTTGTGCGATGAGTATCAGGGCAAGGTGGTGCTGATGGTCAATACGGCCAGTAAATGCGGCTTCACCGGCCAGTACGAGGGTTTGGAGGCGCTATATGACAAATACGGCGAGCGCGGCTTGGTGGTGCTCGGCTTTCCGTCGAATGACTTCGCCAACCAGGAGCCTGGCAGCGAGGAAAAGATTCAGGAATTTTGCCGGCTGACCTATTCGGTGGAGTTCCCGATGTTCGAGAAGTCCCACGTCAAGAAGGGCAAGGCCAGCCCGCTGTTTCAGTATCTGGCTGAGCAGACCGGGGTCTATCCCAAGTGGAACTTCTACAAGTACCTGATCAACCGCGAGGGTCAGGTCGTGCAGGTGTTCTCGAGCATGACCAATCCCAAGAGCGGCAAGATGGTCAAGGTGATCGAAAGTCTGTTGTAA
- the nifN gene encoding nitrogenase iron-molybdenum cofactor biosynthesis protein NifN, giving the protein MVKRNKALSVGPLKASATVGATLAFLGFNRSLPMLHGSQGCTAFGKIFFIQHFREPIPLQTTALDQVSAIMGSDENLVEGLRTICDKHQPALIGVPTTGLVEAQGADPKRALKDFRARYPQYEQVAIVPVHSPDFAGCLESGYAQAITSIIEDLVPDAAVAGTRPGRRQRQVNVLVSAAMTPGDIEYLKDLLERFQLRPVVVPDLSDALDGHLADTDYSALTIGGTLIEELATLGDAAATLVIGRSMDAAADLLKDRTGVPDVRFPHLMGLDAMDALVLALADISAEPVPERIERQRSQLQDAMLDAHFSLGQGRFAIAGDGDLLLAFSELLAEMGAETVAAVAPTNAPSLRAVKTAEVKIGDLEDLEQLASARQAEVLICNSHGAASAERLGIPLLRAGFPQYDLIGGYQRCWIGYTGARQTLFDLANIMLSLEKGEIHPYRSRLKQWPTGENLAA; this is encoded by the coding sequence ATCGTTAAGCGCAACAAGGCACTCTCGGTTGGTCCGTTAAAGGCCAGTGCGACTGTCGGCGCGACCCTGGCTTTTCTGGGCTTCAACCGCAGCCTGCCGATGCTCCATGGCTCTCAAGGCTGCACCGCCTTTGGCAAGATTTTCTTCATTCAGCATTTCCGTGAACCCATCCCGCTGCAAACCACGGCGCTCGATCAAGTCAGCGCCATCATGGGTAGCGATGAGAACCTGGTCGAAGGCCTGCGCACCATTTGCGACAAGCACCAGCCGGCGCTGATCGGCGTGCCGACCACGGGTCTGGTCGAGGCCCAGGGTGCTGATCCCAAGCGCGCCCTGAAAGACTTCCGCGCGCGCTATCCGCAGTATGAACAGGTCGCCATCGTGCCGGTGCATTCGCCCGACTTCGCTGGCTGTCTGGAGAGCGGCTATGCTCAGGCCATCACCAGCATCATCGAGGATCTGGTGCCCGATGCCGCAGTCGCTGGAACCCGTCCCGGTCGTCGCCAGCGGCAGGTGAATGTGCTGGTCAGTGCCGCGATGACGCCGGGGGATATCGAATACCTGAAAGACCTGCTGGAGCGGTTCCAACTGCGTCCGGTGGTGGTGCCGGATCTGTCAGACGCGCTTGACGGGCATCTGGCGGATACCGACTACAGCGCGCTCACCATCGGCGGCACCCTGATTGAAGAACTCGCGACCCTGGGCGATGCCGCCGCGACTCTGGTGATTGGCCGGTCGATGGATGCGGCGGCCGATTTGCTCAAGGATCGCACCGGGGTGCCGGATGTGCGTTTCCCGCACCTAATGGGCCTGGATGCCATGGATGCCCTGGTGTTGGCCCTGGCTGACATCAGTGCCGAGCCGGTGCCTGAGCGCATCGAGCGCCAGCGCTCGCAACTACAGGATGCCATGCTGGATGCGCATTTCTCGCTCGGTCAGGGGCGTTTTGCCATCGCGGGTGATGGCGATCTGCTGCTGGCGTTCAGCGAGCTGCTTGCCGAGATGGGCGCCGAGACCGTCGCGGCAGTGGCGCCGACGAATGCGCCCAGTCTGCGCGCGGTCAAGACCGCAGAGGTCAAGATTGGTGACCTTGAAGACCTGGAGCAACTTGCCAGCGCGCGCCAAGCCGAGGTGCTGATCTGCAACTCCCACGGCGCGGCCTCGGCCGAGCGCCTGGGGATTCCATTGCTGCGCGCCGGCTTTCCACAATATGACCTGATTGGCGGCTATCAGCGCTGCTGGATTGGCTATACAGGCGCGCGCCAGACGCTCTTTGATCTGGCCAACATCATGCTGAGTCTGGAGAAGGGCGAGATTCACCCATATCGCTCGCGGCTCAAGCAATGGCCGACTGGCGAGAATCTGGCGGCTTGA
- a CDS encoding NifB/NifX family molybdenum-iron cluster-binding protein → MTVERRLKLLNCDAPPAQSSAEPAVKVAFASADRRRVDQHFGAAEAFAIYAVDRNGCKLLEVVQFGQLAMDGHEDKLAAKLDALQGCVAVYCQAVGASAVRQLRALGIQPLKVPAGSLVKTLLRELQRELADGPSAWLMRAMAMHQPGASGCEKERFDAMEAEGWCE, encoded by the coding sequence ATGACCGTTGAACGCCGACTGAAATTGCTCAACTGCGATGCACCGCCGGCGCAGTCCAGCGCCGAGCCGGCGGTGAAGGTGGCCTTTGCCAGTGCAGATCGGCGCCGGGTCGATCAGCATTTCGGCGCGGCGGAAGCTTTTGCCATTTACGCCGTTGACCGCAATGGCTGCAAGCTGCTCGAGGTGGTGCAGTTCGGCCAGCTTGCGATGGATGGCCATGAGGACAAGCTGGCCGCCAAGCTCGATGCGCTGCAGGGCTGCGTTGCCGTCTATTGCCAGGCCGTTGGTGCCTCGGCGGTGCGGCAGTTGCGCGCTTTGGGTATTCAGCCGCTGAAAGTGCCGGCCGGCAGTCTGGTCAAGACCTTGCTGCGGGAGTTACAACGCGAACTTGCCGATGGCCCCAGTGCCTGGCTGATGCGCGCTATGGCGATGCATCAGCCAGGCGCTTCCGGGTGCGAAAAAGAGCGCTTCGATGCCATGGAAGCCGAGGGCTGGTGTGAATGA
- a CDS encoding SoxR reducing system RseC family protein — translation MIEQPARVLQVLPATSSQPERLRIEVARRSACGGCAHASGCGTAALAGLFGERALRLELPMPEATKPPGPGDDIQLGIAPQALLGAAALAYVLPVLLMLLGAGLGEHLAGDALSVPLAALGLGAGLALGGLLIRARKGAGPLISASVLLARADSSHIKR, via the coding sequence ATGATTGAACAACCCGCCCGCGTGCTCCAGGTGCTGCCGGCGACCTCCTCACAGCCAGAGCGGCTGCGCATTGAGGTTGCACGGCGCTCAGCCTGCGGCGGCTGCGCGCACGCCTCGGGCTGCGGCACGGCGGCGCTGGCCGGGCTGTTTGGCGAGCGTGCCCTGCGTTTGGAGCTACCCATGCCAGAGGCAACCAAGCCACCAGGCCCCGGCGATGACATTCAGCTTGGCATCGCGCCGCAGGCGTTGCTTGGCGCCGCTGCGCTTGCCTATGTGTTGCCCGTCCTGCTGATGCTGCTCGGCGCTGGCCTTGGCGAGCATCTGGCGGGCGATGCGCTCAGCGTGCCGCTGGCCGCACTCGGGCTGGGCGCTGGACTCGCGCTCGGCGGCCTGCTCATCCGCGCCCGCAAGGGGGCTGGCCCGCTTATTTCCGCGTCCGTGCTTCTGGCGCGGGCAGACTCTTCCCACATCAAGCGGTGA
- a CDS encoding NifX-associated nitrogen fixation protein: MTSQANAIDPEDPVLQTSFGVELVRQMRAFDTYGRLENKTNAELLDPFILTAERKREIPIIANPDAAVLDRLSAFYNAIAAMIEKECNLMASPMTSLSAEGFGRGLIIVGKLVVMDRALRDVHRFGFASLSKMKDEADKVLSVALELIGNHSEVAGL, from the coding sequence ATGACCTCGCAAGCCAATGCCATCGATCCCGAAGATCCAGTGCTGCAAACCTCCTTTGGCGTCGAACTGGTGCGTCAAATGCGCGCCTTCGACACCTACGGGCGGCTGGAGAACAAAACCAATGCCGAACTGCTTGACCCCTTCATTCTGACAGCCGAGCGCAAGCGCGAAATCCCCATCATTGCCAATCCGGATGCGGCCGTGCTGGATCGGCTGAGCGCCTTCTACAACGCCATTGCCGCCATGATCGAGAAAGAATGCAATCTCATGGCCTCGCCGATGACCAGTCTGAGCGCCGAGGGCTTCGGTCGCGGGCTGATTATCGTCGGCAAACTGGTGGTGATGGATCGCGCGCTGCGTGATGTGCATCGCTTTGGCTTTGCCTCCCTGTCGAAGATGAAAGACGAAGCCGACAAGGTGCTGTCGGTTGCCCTGGAGTTGATCGGCAATCATTCCGAGGTCGCGGGACTTTAG
- the fdxB gene encoding ferredoxin III, nif-specific yields the protein MSNITGLTRGGTEWTPAFIVALNQNNCIGCGRCYKVCPRDVFELIDRDDLDLDDDDDFDDDDFDEAPGMVMNLKNTLDCIGCESCSRVCPKQCLSHEPHAMAA from the coding sequence ATGAGCAACATCACTGGACTGACCCGAGGCGGCACCGAATGGACGCCAGCCTTTATCGTGGCGCTAAACCAGAACAATTGCATCGGTTGCGGGCGTTGTTACAAGGTGTGCCCGCGCGATGTTTTTGAACTGATTGATCGCGACGACCTGGATCTGGATGACGATGACGACTTCGACGACGATGACTTCGACGAAGCCCCCGGCATGGTCATGAACCTGAAAAACACCCTGGATTGCATTGGCTGCGAATCCTGCTCGCGGGTCTGTCCCAAGCAGTGCCTCAGCCACGAGCCGCACGCAATGGCGGCCTGA
- a CDS encoding complex I NDUFA9 subunit family protein: MKKHPKVCILGGTGFVGRELALRLLACGYQCQLPTRRVHRHRDLRLLPGITLQPITTLDQASLTEAFANCDLVVNLIGILNESARTSFRQVHVELVERVLAAAREAGVPRLLHMSALHACPPGQETTASPSSPPSEYLKSKGAGEALALAAKTPATTAFRPSVIFGRHDSLFNRFAGLIDWTPGFFPLACSGARFAPVWVGDVAEAMVRTIDRPESIGRAYDLCGPRTLSLRELVEYSATLRGRQVRIIELSDKAARRQARLFERLPGKPFTMDNYRSLQIDSVCSDSDGLQELGITPTDIEMEVPGYLAKD; encoded by the coding sequence ATGAAAAAACATCCCAAGGTCTGCATTCTCGGCGGCACCGGCTTTGTCGGTCGCGAACTGGCTCTGCGCCTGCTCGCCTGCGGTTATCAATGCCAACTGCCGACGCGCCGGGTCCATCGCCACCGCGATCTGAGGCTTCTCCCCGGCATCACACTGCAACCAATCACCACGCTCGACCAAGCCAGCCTGACCGAGGCCTTCGCCAACTGCGACCTGGTCGTGAATCTGATCGGCATCCTGAACGAAAGCGCCCGCACCAGCTTCCGCCAAGTCCATGTCGAACTGGTGGAACGGGTGCTCGCCGCTGCACGCGAAGCCGGTGTGCCACGTCTATTGCACATGAGCGCCCTGCATGCCTGCCCCCCTGGGCAGGAAACAACGGCGTCGCCTTCAAGCCCCCCGAGCGAGTACCTCAAATCCAAAGGCGCCGGGGAAGCTCTGGCCCTGGCCGCCAAAACGCCTGCGACCACGGCCTTTCGCCCCTCGGTCATCTTCGGCCGTCATGACAGCCTGTTCAATCGCTTCGCTGGCTTGATCGACTGGACGCCCGGCTTTTTCCCACTCGCTTGCTCCGGGGCTCGATTCGCGCCCGTGTGGGTGGGAGATGTCGCCGAGGCCATGGTCCGCACCATCGACCGCCCGGAAAGCATTGGGCGCGCTTACGACCTCTGCGGCCCGCGAACACTGAGCTTACGCGAACTGGTGGAGTACAGCGCGACGCTGCGCGGGCGCCAGGTGCGCATCATCGAGCTTAGCGACAAGGCTGCCCGGCGCCAGGCGCGGCTGTTCGAGCGCCTGCCGGGCAAGCCTTTCACCATGGACAATTACCGCTCACTGCAAATCGACAGCGTCTGCTCGGACTCTGACGGTCTGCAGGAGCTTGGTATCACGCCAACGGATATCGAGATGGAGGTTCCCGGCTATCTCGCCAAAGACTGA
- a CDS encoding lytic transglycosylase domain-containing protein, with product MQYRIAILGSLFALGCALMPLAGGEDDSTSAADLSAARERFGQAQWALENGDMERFDQLSESLAHYPLAPDLAIAALVQRLNQAQASAVEPQIAAMAGTAPGERLRRLWLGRLAREKRWAEYARLYVDNGSETRECLYRRALRDTGDAEAAFAGLADLYLTGGSLPDVCDPLFAAWAQSEGFDPALVWRRIELLLARGNDSIARFQGQYLPAAEQPWLAFRLAAATRAERFPSAPAGKHPNRARVIAAALADFAARQPNSALELLTKTFADLPPAQAGLVHAAAGLTLAARGERARALAELERLPPGAGSLTLQQKRLRTGLKLGAWELLPQWIEALPKDESRRALWQYWLGRALEQTLDTDPPEPQTAQADATDQKSAGAVAAYRRAADDRSLWGFLAAERLGVAKKIAHRPIPINPERLQELLDSPRAARLRELQALQQDIEIRREWREYARALERAHQGEARAIALREAAALAQALGFRIQAILILARSGYWDDLELRFPLLYTELTEEAAKATGLPPSWLLAIIRQESIFNPDAISPADAMGLMQLLPSTAREVAGRLELPTPAAADLIEPALNIRLGSAYLAYLNEVFDGHEALATAAYNAGPTAVRRWLPQQAPDASQEQPMAADVWIATIPYRETRAYVDRVLTYRVLYDQRLGRPLPVLSELLPPIGPRGPVRPANME from the coding sequence ATGCAATATCGCATAGCCATTCTCGGAAGTCTCTTCGCCCTCGGCTGCGCTCTCATGCCGCTTGCGGGGGGTGAGGACGACAGCACCAGCGCGGCAGATTTGAGCGCCGCGCGCGAGCGCTTCGGACAAGCGCAATGGGCGCTTGAAAACGGCGACATGGAGCGCTTCGACCAGCTCAGCGAATCCCTGGCGCACTACCCGCTCGCGCCGGACCTGGCCATCGCGGCCCTGGTGCAGCGCCTCAATCAAGCCCAGGCCAGCGCGGTTGAACCTCAAATCGCCGCCATGGCCGGCACCGCGCCCGGCGAGCGCCTGCGCCGGCTGTGGCTGGGACGACTCGCGCGCGAAAAGCGCTGGGCCGAGTATGCACGGCTCTACGTCGACAATGGCTCGGAAACGCGCGAATGTCTGTATCGGCGTGCCCTGCGCGACACCGGGGATGCCGAGGCCGCCTTCGCCGGTCTGGCTGATCTCTACCTGACCGGCGGCTCCCTGCCCGATGTCTGCGATCCGCTATTTGCGGCCTGGGCGCAATCCGAGGGGTTCGACCCGGCGCTGGTCTGGCGGCGCATTGAGCTGTTGCTCGCGCGCGGCAATGACAGCATCGCCCGCTTCCAAGGCCAATATTTGCCGGCAGCAGAGCAACCCTGGCTTGCATTCCGACTGGCGGCCGCGACCAGAGCCGAGCGCTTCCCGTCTGCGCCTGCCGGGAAACACCCAAATCGGGCGCGCGTCATCGCCGCCGCCCTGGCCGATTTCGCCGCCCGCCAGCCGAACAGCGCCCTTGAGTTGCTAACCAAAACCTTCGCCGACCTGCCGCCCGCACAGGCTGGACTGGTGCATGCCGCTGCCGGCCTGACCCTGGCCGCACGCGGCGAGCGCGCGCGCGCGCTGGCAGAACTGGAGCGTCTGCCCCCCGGTGCCGGCAGCCTGACCCTGCAACAAAAGCGCTTGCGCACCGGGCTTAAGCTCGGTGCCTGGGAACTCCTGCCGCAGTGGATTGAGGCCCTGCCCAAGGACGAAAGCCGCCGCGCGCTTTGGCAATACTGGCTCGGGCGGGCACTGGAGCAAACACTGGACACTGACCCGCCAGAGCCCCAAACAGCGCAAGCGGATGCGACAGATCAGAAATCCGCCGGAGCCGTCGCCGCCTATCGCCGCGCCGCCGATGATCGCAGCCTGTGGGGCTTTCTCGCCGCAGAGCGTCTCGGCGTCGCAAAAAAAATCGCCCATCGCCCCATCCCCATCAACCCGGAACGGCTTCAAGAACTCCTCGACTCCCCGCGCGCCGCGCGGCTGCGAGAACTCCAGGCACTCCAACAAGACATCGAAATCCGCCGCGAATGGCGCGAATACGCCCGCGCGCTCGAACGCGCCCATCAGGGCGAGGCGCGCGCCATTGCCCTGCGCGAAGCCGCCGCCCTGGCACAAGCGCTGGGATTTCGGATTCAGGCCATTTTAATCCTCGCCCGCAGCGGCTATTGGGACGACCTTGAGCTGCGCTTTCCGCTGCTCTACACCGAGCTGACCGAAGAGGCCGCCAAGGCGACCGGACTGCCCCCATCCTGGCTGCTCGCAATCATCCGCCAGGAGAGCATCTTTAACCCCGACGCCATCTCCCCCGCCGATGCCATGGGGCTGATGCAACTGCTGCCAAGCACCGCGCGCGAGGTTGCCGGGCGCCTTGAGCTTCCCACTCCCGCTGCGGCGGACCTCATCGAACCCGCGCTCAACATCCGCTTGGGCAGCGCCTATCTTGCTTACCTCAATGAGGTATTCGATGGCCATGAAGCCTTGGCCACCGCCGCTTATAATGCCGGGCCGACAGCGGTGCGCCGCTGGCTGCCACAGCAGGCGCCCGATGCGTCCCAAGAACAACCAATGGCGGCGGATGTTTGGATCGCGACCATCCCTTATCGGGAGACCCGCGCCTATGTCGACCGGGTGCTAACCTATCGGGTGCTGTACGATCAACGCCTGGGTCGCCCGCTGCCGGTACTGAGCGAGTTGCTTCCGCCGATTGGCCCGCGTGGCCCGGTTCGACCGGCCAATATGGAATAA
- a CDS encoding inositol monophosphatase family protein, with protein sequence MFSEPPVNHMDSTDLNKEDPSLESLAAVMREVAQAEILPAFGLVQARAKADGSLLTEVDLAVQQRLIKALERLTPGIAVLGEEMPESEQLRLLERASADDAHAGEASAFWALDPLDGTSNFACGFPAFAISLALFRKGQAELGIIYDPVRDECFSARLGQGAWLNGDPLQCRRDCQRLADAMALIDFKRIPPERVPGLIRTGAFRSQRNLGSVALDWCWLASGRAQIYLHGAQRLWDYAAGRLIAAEAGVITRMLPPGLAEPSAGLTLAPRLAMAAAHPALFDQWWEHVGLPWRE encoded by the coding sequence ATGTTCTCTGAACCGCCGGTGAATCACATGGATTCTACCGACCTCAACAAAGAAGACCCCTCACTGGAGTCTCTCGCCGCTGTGATGCGCGAGGTCGCCCAGGCTGAAATTCTCCCGGCCTTTGGTCTTGTCCAGGCCCGGGCCAAGGCTGATGGCAGTCTGCTCACCGAGGTCGATTTGGCGGTGCAGCAGCGTCTGATCAAGGCGCTCGAGCGGTTGACGCCGGGAATTGCGGTGCTCGGCGAGGAGATGCCCGAGAGCGAGCAGCTCAGGTTGCTTGAGCGGGCATCGGCCGATGATGCGCACGCAGGTGAGGCGAGCGCGTTCTGGGCCCTGGACCCGCTTGATGGGACCAGCAATTTTGCCTGCGGTTTCCCGGCTTTCGCCATCTCCCTGGCGCTGTTCCGCAAGGGGCAGGCTGAGCTTGGCATCATTTATGATCCGGTGCGCGATGAATGCTTTAGCGCGCGCTTGGGGCAGGGCGCCTGGCTCAATGGCGACCCCTTGCAGTGTCGTCGCGACTGCCAGCGGCTGGCGGACGCCATGGCGCTGATCGACTTCAAACGCATCCCGCCCGAGCGCGTGCCGGGGCTCATTCGCACCGGCGCTTTTCGTTCCCAGCGCAATCTCGGGTCGGTGGCGCTCGACTGGTGCTGGCTCGCTTCCGGTCGTGCCCAGATTTATCTGCACGGCGCGCAGCGGCTGTGGGACTACGCCGCTGGGCGCCTGATCGCGGCCGAGGCTGGCGTTATCACCCGGATGCTCCCACCTGGGCTTGCTGAGCCAAGCGCAGGGCTCACACTCGCGCCCCGGCTGGCCATGGCCGCAGCCCATCCGGCGCTGTTCGATCAGTGGTGGGAACATGTCGGTTTGCCGTGGCGAGAGTGA
- a CDS encoding tetratricopeptide repeat protein, which translates to MAETLTDQDMELSSGIAAFESKQFSRAVGLLAPLAEAGHPEAQYRMAIMAQNGLGMMPNPLQAFSYMKAAAKAGLGLAQHGLGFMYMEGECTDKNPQRALEWFTKAAEQGLAGSQTTLAMMYEEGRGVEKNQEEARKWYRLAGFDEK; encoded by the coding sequence ATGGCAGAGACCCTGACCGACCAGGATATGGAACTCAGCAGCGGCATCGCCGCTTTCGAGAGCAAGCAATTTTCGCGCGCTGTGGGCCTGCTCGCGCCCCTGGCCGAAGCTGGCCATCCCGAGGCGCAGTACCGCATGGCCATCATGGCGCAGAACGGGCTTGGCATGATGCCCAATCCGCTACAGGCTTTCAGTTATATGAAAGCCGCTGCCAAGGCTGGACTCGGCTTGGCACAGCACGGGCTGGGTTTTATGTACATGGAAGGCGAATGCACTGACAAAAATCCCCAGCGCGCGCTGGAGTGGTTTACCAAGGCGGCCGAGCAGGGGTTGGCCGGCTCCCAGACCACCCTCGCGATGATGTACGAGGAAGGTCGCGGTGTTGAAAAGAATCAGGAAGAAGCGCGCAAGTGGTATCGTCTGGCGGGGTTCGACGAGAAATAA
- a CDS encoding efflux RND transporter periplasmic adaptor subunit, with the protein MKKLSSFLLPVLIIAVALGLFRFLKATKPEQPPPKVQERVWRVAVEAVKPQALAPELMLYGQVETPDLLKLTASANAWVERVGVRDGQLVTKGEVLIQLDPRDFEPRIDQARAEIAELKASIESENNRQQSDQLALEQEQQLLDLAGQSVERQQRLKTQKVGAEQSLDEAMQQQAQQALSVSNRKMSIADHPNRLRGLQAKLASAQARLDQLELEYERASLSAPYDGVIANVEVTAGDQVSRGEVLLMLYARSSLEVRARIPAPYQDEILAAMNAGKTLSASAQVAGAEVALRLGRLDGEAQASGIDGLFQVQSNADLLRIGQLLTLRLARGAQSDAVALPMAAVYGGERVYEIQTQPPETQTDGAKTGDEQQAEKPAEPTLRMRSVDIDMLGTRRGADGRELALVRSPELTAGDRVVITHLPNAIDGLRVEVVQ; encoded by the coding sequence GTGAAGAAACTTTCGTCCTTCTTGCTCCCGGTGCTCATTATCGCCGTGGCGCTTGGCCTGTTTCGTTTTCTCAAGGCGACCAAGCCTGAACAGCCGCCGCCCAAGGTGCAAGAGCGGGTGTGGCGGGTGGCGGTTGAGGCGGTGAAGCCGCAAGCCCTTGCGCCTGAGTTGATGCTTTATGGTCAGGTCGAGACGCCCGACCTGCTCAAACTCACCGCCTCGGCCAACGCCTGGGTGGAGCGGGTTGGGGTGCGCGATGGCCAGTTGGTGACCAAGGGCGAGGTGCTGATTCAACTCGACCCGCGCGATTTCGAGCCGCGCATCGACCAGGCGCGGGCAGAGATTGCGGAACTTAAGGCCAGTATCGAGAGCGAGAACAATCGCCAGCAGTCCGATCAGCTGGCGCTTGAGCAAGAGCAGCAGCTACTTGATCTGGCTGGTCAGAGCGTGGAACGTCAGCAGCGCTTGAAAACGCAGAAGGTCGGTGCCGAGCAATCGCTCGACGAGGCCATGCAGCAGCAGGCGCAACAGGCGTTGTCGGTGTCCAATCGCAAGATGAGTATTGCCGATCACCCCAACCGGCTGCGCGGTCTGCAAGCCAAGCTGGCCAGTGCCCAAGCGCGACTCGATCAGCTCGAGCTAGAGTACGAGCGTGCCAGTTTGAGCGCACCTTACGATGGTGTGATCGCCAATGTGGAGGTCACGGCCGGCGATCAGGTCTCGCGCGGTGAGGTGCTGCTGATGCTCTATGCCCGCTCAAGCCTTGAGGTGCGTGCGCGCATTCCGGCCCCTTACCAGGACGAGATTCTCGCTGCCATGAACGCGGGCAAGACCCTGTCGGCCTCAGCACAGGTCGCCGGCGCCGAGGTTGCGCTGCGTCTTGGGCGATTGGATGGCGAGGCGCAGGCGAGTGGTATCGACGGATTGTTTCAGGTGCAGAGCAATGCCGATTTGCTTCGTATCGGCCAGCTACTGACGCTGCGCCTGGCGCGCGGCGCGCAAAGTGATGCGGTGGCCTTGCCGATGGCGGCCGTTTATGGCGGCGAGCGGGTGTATGAGATACAGACGCAGCCGCCGGAGACCCAAACCGATGGTGCGAAGACGGGCGACGAACAGCAGGCCGAGAAGCCCGCCGAGCCCACACTGCGCATGCGCTCGGTCGATATCGACATGCTCGGTACTCGCCGAGGTGCCGATGGCCGCGAACTGGCCCTGGTGCGCTCGCCCGAACTAACCGCTGGAGACCGCGTCGTAATCACCCATTTGCCCAATGCCATTGATGGCCTGCGGGTGGAGGTTGTGCAGTGA